A window of Palaemon carinicauda isolate YSFRI2023 chromosome 27, ASM3689809v2, whole genome shotgun sequence contains these coding sequences:
- the LOC137620933 gene encoding uncharacterized protein, whose amino-acid sequence MLMIEVLARFPLYIRNRWKRYAIVVKRSQGEYPNFKGIVSFMEREVDKATNSVYGNIGAKMRDDNSKFKKNSTTSPSSFVTATFERPPRVLCSQDHKLVHWDQFKNMKPSKEVKLARDKKLCENCLYLNHLTVYCRNLSVCSLTGCGKDHSKSLQTSLTNNLQRNVENRSVVNASSRDVIAESQVFLPVVSVLVNKSHQTTALLDSASSSTFCSRDLIKFLGISGAVKTYKLNTMRSCRGLAPLEVQKGKRGEPFAVRTILGWTLYGPAQNVNPVGRSIVSHFVRTKACVGSDINVLWNIENDGISDNVSWSLEDREVIRLWDRECILVNGRYQIPILWKSDVQVSNNYVMALSRLKATKRSLMKRGLFAQYDGEMQNLISKGYVEAMSTNVSNSGTKVCYLPPQAVVSDKKKPGKIRIVFDCAAKFDGEALNDKCLQGPNMTNNLLYVLLRFREHAYAVIADIVAMYYTSLVSEVVKGTTKVLSKGGFRLAKFVINGEELLSLLPVQERASEVEFLKNFDGLALGIAWDVAGDEFFFRVNPAQ is encoded by the exons ATGTTAATGATTGAAGTGCTTGCTCGCTTTCCTCTCTACATTcgtaatagatggaagagatatgCTATTGTTGTCAAGAGAAGCCAAGGAGAATATCCAAACTTCAAGGGCATTGTGAGCTTCATGGAGAGAGAAGTGGATAAGGCTACGAATTCTGTGTACGGTAACATTGGTGCTAAAATGCGTGATGACAATTCAAAGTTCAAGAAGAATAGCACTACTTCTCCATCCTCATTTGTGACTGCGACCTTTGAACGTCCACCACGTGTGTTGTGTTCTCAGGACCACAAATTAGTGCACTGGGATCAGTTCAAGAATATGAAACCTTCAAAAGAAGTTAAACTTGCAAGAGACAAAAAACTGTGTGAAAATTGCTTGTATTTAAACCACTTAACTGTATATTGTAGGAATCTATCAGTTTGTAGTTTAACAGGTTGTGGTAAAGACCATTCAAAATCTCTTCAGACTTCTCTAACAAATAACCTTCAGAGGAATGTTGAAAATAGAAGTGTGGTCAACGCCAGTAGTAGAGATGTCATAGCCGAATCCCAAGTGTTTTTGCCTGTAGTGTCTGTTCTTGTAAATAAGTCTCACCAAACTACTGCCTTATTAGATAGCGCTTCTAGCAGCACTTTCTGCTCTCGTGACTTGATCAAATTTTTGGGTATCAGTGGTGCAGTTAAGACATATAAGCTTAATACAATGA GATCATGCAGAGGCCTGGCACCATTGGAGGTACAGAAGGGTAAGAGAGGTGAACCCTTTGCGGTACGTACCATATTGGGTTGGACATTGTATGGCCCAGCCCAGAATGTCAATCCAGTTGGTCGGAGTATAGTTTCCCATTTTGTAAGAACCAAAGCTTGTGTTGGTTCAGACATCAATGTGTTGTGGAATATTGAAAATGATGGTATTTCAGATAATGTTTCCTGGTCTTTGGAAGACAGGGAGGTTATAAGATTGTGGGATCGCGAGTGTATATTGGTCAATGGACGGTATCAAATTCCTATCCTTTGGAAGTCTGATGTTCAGGTCTCCAACAATTATGTAATGGCTCTGTCCAGGTTGAAAGCAACTAAAAGAAGTCTTATGAAGAGGGGTCTATTTGCTCAGTATGATGGTGAGATGCAGAATTTGATATCGAAGGGATATGTAGAAGCTATGTCTACTAATGTCAGTAACTCTGGGACTAAAGTGTGCTATTTGCCCCCTCAGGCTGTAGTGTCCGACAAAAAAAAACCAGGTAAGATTCGTATAGTTTTCGATTGTGCTGCCAAGTTCGATGGTGAAGCATTGAATGATAAGTGTCTCCAGGGACCAAATATGACTAACAATCTTTTGTATGTTCTTCTGAGATTCCGTGAACATGCCTATGCAGTAATTGCGGATATAGTGGCGATGTACTATACG AGTTTGGTTTCAGAGGTGGTTAAAGGTACTACTAAAGTCCTCAGCAAGGGTGGATTTCGTCTTGCTAAGTTTGTCATTAATGGTGAGGAATTACTGAGTTTGCTTCCAGTGCAAGAGAGGGCAAGTGAGGTTGAATTCCTTAAAAACTTTGATGGCTTGGCTCTCGGCATTGCATGGGATGTTGCAGGAGATGAGTTCTTCTTCAGGGTCAATCCGGCCCAATAG